The Mycetohabitans endofungorum genome contains a region encoding:
- a CDS encoding homocysteine S-methyltransferase family protein, with product MQNAYSLRYTRGSALPALLARRILILDGAMGTMIQRYKLSEAHYRGERFATLDHDVKGNNELLSITQPQIIGQIHEQYLAAGADIVETNTFGATRIAQADYRMEALAIEMNIASAQLARAACDRYSTPDKPRFVAGAIGPTPKTASISPDVNDPGARNVTFDELRDSYYEQAQALLDGGADLFLVETIFDTLNAKAALFALDQLFEDTGEVLPIMISGTVTDASGRILSGQTVEAFWNALRHARPLTFGLNCALGAALMRPYIAELAKLCDTYVSCYPNAGLPNPMSETGFDETPEVTSGLLKEFADTGLINLAGGCCGTTPEHITAIAARLADVKPRTWAHYQEKNDS from the coding sequence ATGCAAAACGCATACAGCCTTCGCTACACCCGGGGCAGCGCACTGCCCGCGCTGCTCGCGCGCCGCATCCTGATACTGGACGGCGCAATGGGCACGATGATCCAGCGCTACAAGCTGTCCGAAGCCCATTACCGGGGCGAACGGTTCGCCACGCTGGACCATGATGTCAAGGGCAACAACGAGTTGCTGTCGATTACGCAGCCGCAGATCATCGGTCAAATCCACGAGCAGTACCTGGCCGCCGGCGCGGATATCGTCGAGACGAACACGTTCGGCGCGACCCGGATTGCCCAAGCCGATTACCGAATGGAGGCGCTTGCGATCGAAATGAATATCGCTTCGGCCCAGCTGGCGCGCGCTGCATGCGACCGGTATTCGACGCCGGACAAGCCACGTTTTGTCGCCGGGGCGATAGGGCCCACGCCGAAGACCGCGAGCATCTCACCAGACGTCAACGACCCGGGCGCGCGCAATGTCACCTTCGACGAATTGCGCGACAGCTACTACGAGCAAGCGCAAGCGCTGCTCGATGGCGGCGCGGACTTATTCCTGGTGGAGACGATCTTCGATACGCTCAATGCGAAAGCCGCGTTGTTCGCGCTCGACCAATTGTTCGAGGATACCGGCGAAGTGCTGCCGATCATGATTTCCGGCACGGTGACCGACGCGTCTGGACGAATCCTGTCCGGACAGACCGTCGAGGCATTCTGGAACGCGCTGCGCCATGCGCGGCCGCTAACCTTCGGGTTGAACTGCGCGCTCGGGGCAGCGCTGATGCGGCCGTACATCGCCGAGTTGGCGAAGCTGTGCGACACGTACGTGTCGTGCTATCCGAACGCCGGGTTACCGAACCCGATGAGCGAGACCGGTTTTGATGAGACACCGGAGGTCACCTCCGGACTGCTCAAGGAATTCGCCGACACGGGCCTCATCAATCTGGCTGGCGGCTGCTGCGGCACAACGCCCGAGCACATTACAGCGATCGCCGCGCGCCTGGCGGACGTCAAGCCACGCACATGGGCGCATTATCAAGAAAAAAACGACTCATGA
- a CDS encoding type II toxin-antitoxin system Phd/YefM family antitoxin — MITEVNAVNFRQNLGEMFNQVQYRNDSIVINKDGKPVAALVDAELFTRIRRMQDCFDALSDRIAEAYAGIRLGLLEQHAWAHRRGLAPGRVGGGTVALPLKRDGPGSTAVA; from the coding sequence ATGATTACCGAAGTCAATGCCGTGAACTTCCGACAAAACCTAGGTGAAATGTTCAATCAGGTACAGTATCGCAACGACAGTATCGTGATCAATAAGGACGGCAAGCCGGTCGCAGCGCTCGTCGACGCCGAATTATTCACCCGCATCCGGCGTATGCAGGACTGCTTCGATGCGCTCAGCGACCGAATCGCCGAAGCCTATGCTGGTATCAGGCTTGGCTTACTCGAGCAGCATGCCTGGGCGCATCGTCGCGGCTTGGCGCCAGGGCGGGTTGGAGGTGGCACTGTCGCACTACCTCTTAAACGAGATGGTCCGGGTTCTACCGCGGTTGCCTAG
- a CDS encoding putative toxin-antitoxin system toxin component, PIN family, which yields MPGRIVAAWRQGGLEVALSHYLLNEMVRVLPRLPRAGMTPAQIRDLADSFMLLADVVEPEGAQDASLRDSADQPVLLTLLAAKGQYLITGDKDLLALADRYPIATPTDFWTRDGT from the coding sequence ATGCCTGGGCGCATCGTCGCGGCTTGGCGCCAGGGCGGGTTGGAGGTGGCACTGTCGCACTACCTCTTAAACGAGATGGTCCGGGTTCTACCGCGGTTGCCTAGGGCAGGCATGACACCGGCGCAAATTCGCGACCTAGCCGACAGTTTTATGTTATTGGCCGATGTAGTCGAGCCAGAGGGCGCACAGGACGCAAGTTTGCGCGATTCCGCTGATCAGCCCGTATTACTTACGCTGCTGGCAGCGAAAGGGCAGTATCTCATTACGGGGGACAAGGATTTGTTGGCGCTGGCGGATCGGTATCCCATCGCCACGCCTACGGATTTCTGGACGCGCGATGGGACCTAG
- a CDS encoding BTH_I0359 family protein, protein MQMIYNSPNYCVVEFAPQAEHGTMLSGGFEIVDKNAQREIFIDGSMAARFREHVQRLIQAQPSLEEVDEFLGQFDSLMNQPVVLH, encoded by the coding sequence ATGCAAATGATCTACAACAGCCCGAACTACTGCGTTGTCGAATTTGCCCCCCAAGCTGAGCACGGCACCATGCTGTCCGGCGGATTCGAGATCGTCGACAAAAATGCGCAGCGCGAGATATTCATCGACGGCTCGATGGCGGCGCGCTTTCGCGAGCACGTGCAGCGCCTGATCCAAGCGCAACCGTCGCTGGAGGAAGTCGACGAATTCCTCGGGCAATTCGACAGCCTAATGAACCAGCCCGTCGTGCTGCACTGA
- a CDS encoding DUF3108 domain-containing protein: MAELSSHAASRRPSTIVASHSCRRHARGPATRWVVTLALVLLAHALAGVWLERVPGLHPALMPSEIPIQVAVLIPRPIDSAMQHERAASVTGDAPHAAPLSPSSAAALPSSDVLQAVVPQPNTSRATRADTAGLPPARTPRAKDNTGPGALTPHTPADKAAQAFAGTRGPLAGEYGASWQPQPATRDAVASGASPLDEASRAADASATSATSGTSTASSTSAASALSPASAPLTPGGEKFALPPSADIRYDTFYNGVQNQAGTLRWTTNGTRYQMVVSMTLPFVGTYSFTSEGRVDAFGLAPQRYVEQRGRRGTDTTRFERDTQPGRIAFSRSPQIVPLSDGAQDRFSMVMQLASLVRGNPSAYTPGVARQFFVADSDSGETWSIEMIGTESVQTRQGFVDALHFMRLPRRNGDRRRINVWLCPMLDYLPVRLVQTEPNGTQVELLWHGKLPANSGTGRPILSEATGMSEEKTVAPAEPAQKRPAPATADAPTSVPGIGHAESSPWQAPAQP; the protein is encoded by the coding sequence ATGGCGGAATTGTCTTCGCACGCCGCATCGCGGCGGCCCAGCACGATCGTTGCCAGCCACTCATGCCGCCGGCATGCACGCGGGCCAGCCACGCGCTGGGTCGTCACCTTGGCGCTGGTATTGCTCGCCCATGCGCTAGCTGGCGTGTGGTTAGAACGCGTGCCTGGACTGCACCCCGCACTGATGCCGAGCGAGATCCCCATCCAGGTCGCCGTGCTGATACCGCGGCCGATCGACTCGGCGATGCAGCACGAGCGCGCCGCGTCGGTGACCGGTGATGCGCCACACGCGGCGCCTCTCTCGCCGTCCAGCGCGGCAGCCCTGCCGTCCAGCGATGTCTTGCAAGCGGTGGTACCACAGCCGAACACGTCCCGTGCTACGCGCGCCGACACCGCTGGCCTGCCGCCCGCCCGGACACCGCGCGCGAAAGACAACACCGGGCCGGGCGCGCTGACCCCGCACACACCGGCTGACAAGGCCGCACAGGCCTTTGCCGGCACACGCGGCCCGCTCGCCGGCGAATACGGCGCCAGCTGGCAACCGCAGCCGGCCACGCGCGACGCGGTGGCGAGCGGCGCGTCGCCGCTGGACGAGGCGTCGCGCGCAGCCGATGCTTCGGCTACTTCGGCTACTTCTGGTACTTCGACCGCTTCGAGCACATCAGCCGCCTCAGCCCTGTCGCCGGCCTCCGCGCCGCTCACGCCCGGCGGCGAAAAATTCGCGCTGCCCCCGAGCGCAGATATCCGGTACGACACTTTCTACAACGGCGTGCAAAATCAGGCTGGCACGCTGCGTTGGACCACCAATGGCACACGTTACCAAATGGTCGTCTCGATGACGCTGCCGTTCGTGGGCACATACAGCTTCACCAGCGAGGGCCGCGTCGACGCATTCGGGCTCGCGCCACAACGCTACGTGGAACAGCGCGGGCGCCGAGGCACCGATACGACGCGCTTTGAGCGCGACACGCAGCCGGGACGCATCGCGTTCTCGCGTTCGCCTCAAATCGTGCCACTGTCCGACGGCGCGCAAGACCGCTTCAGCATGGTGATGCAATTAGCCAGCCTCGTGCGCGGTAACCCGTCGGCCTATACACCGGGCGTCGCGCGTCAGTTTTTCGTCGCCGACAGCGACAGTGGCGAGACCTGGTCGATCGAGATGATTGGCACCGAATCGGTGCAGACTCGGCAAGGATTCGTTGATGCATTACATTTCATGCGCCTGCCACGCCGCAATGGCGACCGACGACGCATCAACGTATGGCTCTGCCCCATGCTCGATTACTTGCCGGTCAGGCTAGTGCAAACCGAGCCAAACGGCACGCAAGTCGAATTACTGTGGCACGGCAAGCTGCCGGCGAACAGCGGGACAGGCCGGCCCATCCTATCCGAGGCGACCGGCATGTCCGAAGAAAAGACCGTCGCCCCGGCCGAGCCTGCTCAGAAGCGTCCGGCGCCCGCGACCGCCGATGCACCCACATCTGTGCCGGGCATAGGCCATGCTGAATCATCGCCATGGCAAGCACCGGCGCAACCGTAG
- a CDS encoding enoyl-CoA hydratase/isomerase family protein, producing MNDFPNDLHYARYEALKLRRHEHGILEVIMSGEGANKSALATADERMHRELADIWRDIDTDPHTRVAIIRGEGKGFSGGGNLALVEQMANDFQVRARVWREARDLVYNLVNCSKPVVSAMHGPAVGAGLVAGLLADISIAAKSARIIDGHTRLGVAAGDHAAIVWPLLCGMAKAKYHLLLCEPVSGDEAERIGLVSLTVDDIDLVPKSFELAQRLANGSQSAIRWTKYALNNWLRSAGPTFDTSLALEFLGFGGQDVHEGIHSLRERRAPRFPDGAPF from the coding sequence ATGAACGATTTTCCGAACGACCTACACTACGCCCGCTACGAAGCGCTAAAGCTGCGCCGACACGAGCATGGGATTCTCGAAGTGATCATGAGTGGTGAAGGGGCCAACAAGAGCGCGTTGGCCACCGCCGATGAACGGATGCATCGCGAACTGGCGGATATCTGGCGCGACATCGACACTGATCCGCACACACGGGTAGCGATCATCCGCGGCGAAGGTAAGGGATTCTCCGGCGGCGGCAATCTGGCATTGGTCGAGCAGATGGCCAACGACTTCCAGGTGCGCGCGCGGGTATGGCGCGAGGCGCGTGACCTCGTCTACAACCTGGTTAATTGCAGCAAGCCGGTGGTTTCAGCGATGCACGGTCCGGCGGTGGGGGCTGGCCTGGTGGCCGGCTTGCTCGCCGATATTTCAATCGCCGCGAAAAGCGCGCGCATTATCGACGGACATACGCGGCTGGGTGTGGCCGCCGGCGATCACGCGGCGATCGTCTGGCCGCTGCTGTGTGGCATGGCCAAGGCCAAGTATCACCTGCTGCTGTGCGAGCCGGTGTCCGGCGACGAAGCCGAGCGTATTGGCCTGGTGTCGCTGACGGTCGACGATATCGACCTGGTGCCGAAGTCCTTTGAGCTGGCGCAGCGATTGGCCAACGGCTCGCAAAGCGCCATCCGTTGGACCAAGTACGCGTTGAACAACTGGCTACGCAGCGCCGGCCCGACGTTCGATACATCGCTGGCGCTGGAATTCCTCGGCTTCGGTGGGCAGGACGTGCACGAAGGCATTCATTCGCTGCGCGAGCGTCGCGCGCCACGGTTTCCAGACGGTGCGCCGTTCTGA
- a CDS encoding PhaM family polyhydroxyalkanoate granule multifunctional regulatory protein produces MSESGDNNPFSSFPQFSPNAGYQMFDSLLKLMRMPDSFADGGGSTSSPLGPRPDIVAQLMSVEELDKRIIDLQAVEQWLKLNLSMLQSMIQALQVQRSTLATLRAFGAFVQAPMTSAPDGASGAGRPSGESGISGDARGEPWSPPAAAGQANEANEANGANGANGANGANGANGANGANGANGADDARRTGSHAAPAADDPPEQAAAADPFAFARAFYDVASDVVKGAMEGAAGATRPADADPAAPGEASPQRDAPAAHGIRAAQTGEPVAGQRGPDTQDGAPADRRTPDTSRGEAAAAAAAAGAGERAAASRAGEPLDVSAWWNLLQTQFEQIARFAVAPHTMPGASVSADDIKEAMRQRVDEGLGCSSPSASAGAGRSATKVRALSKRAAAAASGSATQGGAMAESGMASSGTSVAAGKSARRSGSAKHGGSAKHGGSAAKDKSATRIKLATATGRKVPTARNAATHGNATSGTATTGNKAVTGSSADADNRPSAARRRTKGTMPAASVRGRRGRTAE; encoded by the coding sequence ATGAGCGAGTCAGGCGACAATAACCCATTTTCGTCATTCCCGCAGTTTTCGCCGAATGCCGGCTATCAGATGTTCGACAGCTTGCTCAAGCTGATGCGCATGCCGGACAGTTTTGCAGACGGCGGCGGGTCGACGTCGTCACCGCTCGGGCCCAGGCCGGATATCGTCGCGCAGCTGATGAGCGTCGAGGAGCTCGATAAGCGCATCATCGATCTTCAAGCGGTCGAACAGTGGCTCAAGCTCAACTTGTCGATGCTGCAGTCGATGATCCAGGCGCTGCAGGTGCAACGCTCGACGCTTGCGACGCTGCGCGCGTTCGGCGCATTCGTGCAGGCGCCGATGACGTCTGCGCCGGACGGCGCGTCTGGCGCAGGCCGTCCGTCGGGCGAGTCCGGCATAAGTGGCGATGCGCGCGGTGAGCCATGGTCGCCGCCGGCCGCAGCGGGTCAAGCAAACGAAGCAAACGAAGCAAACGGAGCAAACGGAGCAAACGGAGCAAACGGAGCAAACGGAGCAAACGGAGCAAACGGAGCAAACGGAGCAAACGGAGCGGATGATGCCCGGCGGACCGGCTCGCATGCGGCGCCTGCGGCTGACGATCCCCCAGAGCAAGCGGCGGCCGCGGATCCGTTTGCGTTCGCAAGGGCGTTTTACGATGTCGCGAGCGATGTGGTAAAGGGTGCGATGGAAGGCGCGGCCGGCGCCACCAGACCTGCCGACGCGGACCCGGCCGCCCCTGGCGAGGCATCGCCGCAACGGGACGCGCCGGCGGCGCACGGGATACGGGCGGCGCAGACGGGCGAACCGGTTGCCGGACAGCGGGGGCCCGATACGCAGGACGGCGCGCCAGCGGATCGCCGTACACCGGATACGTCGCGGGGTGAAGCCGCCGCCGCTGCCGCGGCGGCTGGTGCCGGCGAGCGCGCGGCCGCGTCCAGGGCTGGCGAGCCGCTCGACGTGTCAGCCTGGTGGAACTTGCTGCAGACGCAGTTCGAGCAGATTGCCCGGTTCGCGGTTGCGCCGCATACGATGCCCGGTGCATCGGTGTCGGCCGACGATATCAAGGAAGCGATGCGGCAGCGGGTCGACGAGGGGCTGGGGTGTTCGTCGCCGAGCGCTTCGGCGGGAGCGGGCCGATCCGCTACAAAGGTCCGCGCGCTGTCCAAGCGCGCGGCAGCAGCTGCAAGCGGATCGGCGACCCAGGGCGGCGCCATGGCGGAAAGCGGGATGGCTTCAAGCGGCACGTCGGTGGCGGCAGGCAAGTCGGCGAGGCGCAGCGGCTCGGCGAAGCACGGTGGCTCGGCGAAGCACGGCGGGTCCGCTGCGAAGGATAAATCTGCGACGCGCATCAAGTTGGCGACGGCGACGGGTCGCAAGGTCCCAACGGCTCGCAACGCTGCCACTCATGGTAACGCCACGAGTGGCACGGCCACGACAGGCAATAAGGCCGTGACTGGCAGTAGCGCCGACGCGGACAATAGGCCGTCAGCGGCCCGCAGGCGCACCAAGGGAACAATGCCGGCGGCCAGCGTGCGCGGGCGCCGCGGCCGGACCGCCGAATAG
- a CDS encoding MerR family transcriptional regulator translates to MAKHISADGQTAEAADWGPAHGDGASGRMHNDDTGVPEPSLSPVGIGALAHEIGLTKDTLRVWERRYGFPRPLRNTGGERLYPAEQVRKLRLVKQLLEAGHRPGNVLLHSESVLRTMVRQSTPVSPHVDLVPLLELIDTERWPALRDELMWRLVRVGIERFIDEIAIPLGARVVQASAGGSPSAAHAPALGQVLQDVFRRAVRLLTDGVRGRPCALLAAVPGAAHDVQLAMMEVLFVLSRCRCTVMSADVSIDEIADAARASDVDMVVLSMAAAPDAESAARAASELQTRLPPQVQLWTSGGNVPRRLAQQGIQHLVSMTHIDSAVAQWRQHRVLS, encoded by the coding sequence ATGGCCAAGCACATTTCCGCCGATGGGCAAACGGCAGAGGCAGCAGATTGGGGGCCGGCGCATGGCGACGGCGCGAGTGGCCGGATGCACAATGACGATACTGGCGTGCCCGAGCCGTCACTATCGCCGGTCGGCATTGGTGCCCTTGCCCATGAAATCGGTTTGACGAAGGATACGTTGCGCGTCTGGGAGCGCCGATACGGTTTTCCTCGGCCGCTGCGCAACACGGGTGGCGAACGCCTGTATCCGGCCGAGCAGGTCCGCAAGCTGCGGCTTGTGAAGCAGTTGCTGGAGGCCGGGCATCGTCCGGGCAACGTGTTGCTGCATTCTGAGTCGGTTTTGCGTACGATGGTGCGCCAGAGCACGCCGGTGTCACCCCACGTGGACTTGGTGCCGCTGCTCGAACTGATCGATACCGAGCGTTGGCCGGCGCTGCGCGACGAACTGATGTGGCGCCTGGTGCGCGTGGGCATCGAGCGCTTCATCGACGAAATCGCGATCCCGCTTGGCGCGCGGGTAGTCCAGGCGTCGGCGGGCGGATCGCCGAGCGCCGCGCATGCGCCGGCACTTGGACAAGTGCTGCAGGACGTTTTCCGACGTGCGGTGCGGCTGCTCACGGATGGCGTACGGGGCCGGCCCTGCGCGTTACTGGCAGCGGTCCCGGGCGCGGCGCATGATGTGCAACTGGCGATGATGGAAGTCTTGTTTGTGCTCTCCCGCTGCCGTTGCACGGTGATGAGTGCTGATGTATCGATTGATGAGATCGCCGACGCGGCGCGCGCTAGCGATGTTGACATGGTCGTGTTATCGATGGCAGCCGCACCCGACGCCGAGTCTGCGGCGCGCGCGGCCAGCGAGCTGCAGACTCGGCTGCCGCCGCAAGTGCAATTGTGGACCAGCGGCGGCAACGTCCCGCGCCGCCTCGCGCAACAGGGGATCCAACACTTGGTGTCGATGACGCACATCGATAGTGCAGTCGCGCAGTGGCGTCAACACCGCGTGCTATCATAA
- a CDS encoding ferritin, with amino-acid sequence MNTMLYPELYRSLESVRWDMEKDIPWDKFDGSMLTDEQANTIKMNAITEWSALPATEMFLRDNHNDSDFCAFMSVWFFEEQKHALVLMEYLRRFRPEFVPTEQELHAVRFPFDPAPPLETLMLHFCGEIRLNHWYRRAAEWHTEPVIKHIYETISRDEARHGGAYLRYMKKALATAGDSARAAFAKIGVLMASARRTEKPLHPTNLHVNRQLFPRDTVQSRLPDPEWLERWLDEQIRFDDTWEKKVIERILHNLSLLFERTFTTAQELNRYRKELVARLQRDTDVSGTAQPA; translated from the coding sequence ATGAACACCATGCTTTATCCGGAACTCTACCGCTCGCTCGAATCGGTTCGCTGGGATATGGAAAAGGACATCCCGTGGGACAAGTTCGATGGGTCGATGTTGACTGACGAACAAGCGAACACAATTAAGATGAACGCGATCACCGAATGGTCCGCGTTGCCGGCGACGGAGATGTTCCTGCGCGATAACCATAACGACAGCGACTTCTGCGCGTTTATGAGCGTCTGGTTCTTTGAGGAACAAAAGCATGCGCTGGTATTGATGGAGTATCTGCGGCGCTTCCGCCCCGAGTTCGTGCCGACCGAGCAGGAGTTGCACGCGGTGCGCTTCCCGTTCGACCCGGCGCCGCCGCTGGAAACGCTGATGCTGCATTTCTGCGGCGAGATCCGGTTGAACCACTGGTACCGCCGTGCGGCCGAGTGGCATACAGAGCCGGTAATCAAGCACATCTACGAGACGATTTCACGCGACGAGGCGCGGCATGGCGGTGCCTACCTTCGGTATATGAAGAAGGCACTGGCCACGGCCGGCGACTCCGCGCGCGCCGCATTCGCGAAAATCGGCGTGCTGATGGCGTCGGCTCGGCGTACCGAGAAGCCGCTGCACCCGACGAACCTGCACGTGAACCGACAGTTGTTTCCGCGGGACACCGTGCAATCGCGACTGCCCGACCCGGAATGGCTTGAGCGCTGGCTGGACGAACAGATCCGATTCGACGACACGTGGGAAAAAAAGGTGATCGAGCGGATCCTGCACAATTTGTCGCTGCTGTTCGAGCGCACGTTCACGACGGCGCAGGAATTGAACCGTTACCGCAAGGAGTTGGTGGCGCGACTGCAGCGCGATACCGACGTGAGCGGCACAGCGCAGCCGGCGTAG
- the rfaE2 gene encoding D-glycero-beta-D-manno-heptose 1-phosphate adenylyltransferase encodes MPASFERKIVEWQTLLGCRASLGAPVVFTNGVFDILHRGHVTYLDDARALGACLVVGVNSDASVRQLGKGDDRPINVEADRMALLAALESVDYVVLFDEPTPIELIRALRPDILVKGGDYDMDKLPESAWVRSWGGRALAIPFEHDRSTTKLLQRVRSR; translated from the coding sequence ATGCCGGCTTCATTCGAGCGCAAGATCGTCGAGTGGCAAACGTTGCTCGGGTGCCGAGCCTCGCTCGGTGCGCCGGTCGTGTTCACCAATGGTGTGTTCGATATCCTGCATCGAGGGCATGTGACGTATCTAGACGATGCCCGCGCGTTGGGCGCGTGCCTGGTGGTCGGCGTCAACAGCGATGCGTCGGTGCGGCAGCTCGGCAAGGGCGACGATCGCCCGATCAATGTGGAAGCGGACCGCATGGCGTTGCTTGCCGCGCTGGAAAGCGTTGATTACGTTGTGTTGTTCGACGAGCCGACGCCGATCGAGTTGATCCGCGCGTTGCGCCCGGACATTCTGGTCAAGGGCGGCGACTATGACATGGACAAGCTGCCGGAATCGGCATGGGTGCGCAGTTGGGGCGGCCGCGCACTAGCGATTCCGTTTGAGCACGACCGCTCGACGACGAAGCTGTTGCAGCGCGTACGCTCCCGCTGA
- a CDS encoding type III pantothenate kinase produces MIDSDLAGTTGHRLVIDAGNSRTKWALVHADGSLRQLGAFSHENPLDDAQGDVAARAAELQWDDLPTPADIWISNVAGQHVAARLSTMLDARWPGIARTTIVSRRSQCGVTNGYGEPAQLGTDRWAGMIGARAAYPREHLLIVTLGTATTIEALRADGIFVGGLIAPGWSLMMRSLGEHTAQLPTLTPAGARSALAGKPGLTFGADTPASLCAGCALAQTGLIEHAYLTWRAELGGASVRMVLGGGAADALAPALTVPHTRHDHLILSGLALIAQDEVTAHRHGA; encoded by the coding sequence ATGATCGATTCTGACCTTGCCGGCACGACCGGCCACCGCCTGGTGATCGACGCGGGCAATAGCCGCACCAAATGGGCGCTGGTGCATGCCGATGGCAGTCTGCGGCAACTCGGCGCGTTCTCGCACGAAAACCCGCTAGACGACGCGCAGGGCGACGTCGCCGCACGCGCGGCGGAACTGCAGTGGGACGACTTGCCGACACCAGCCGATATCTGGATCTCCAACGTTGCGGGCCAGCACGTCGCCGCGCGCCTGTCGACGATGCTCGATGCGCGCTGGCCAGGCATCGCACGCACGACCATCGTATCGCGCCGCTCGCAGTGCGGGGTGACAAACGGATATGGCGAGCCGGCACAACTGGGCACCGATCGCTGGGCCGGCATGATCGGGGCACGTGCGGCCTACCCGCGTGAGCATCTGCTGATCGTCACGCTCGGCACCGCGACAACGATCGAAGCGCTGCGCGCTGACGGCATCTTTGTCGGCGGTTTGATTGCACCGGGATGGTCATTGATGATGCGCTCGCTCGGCGAGCATACCGCGCAGTTGCCGACGCTGACGCCGGCGGGCGCACGCTCCGCGCTGGCCGGCAAGCCGGGCCTGACGTTCGGCGCCGACACGCCCGCGTCGCTGTGCGCCGGATGTGCGCTCGCACAAACCGGCTTGATCGAGCATGCTTACTTGACATGGCGTGCTGAACTCGGCGGCGCGTCGGTACGCATGGTGCTTGGCGGCGGCGCCGCCGACGCGTTGGCGCCAGCGCTGACTGTGCCGCACACGCGGCACGATCATTTGATACTGTCTGGGCTCGCGCTGATTGCGCAGGACGAGGTGACGGCGCACAGGCACGGCGCCTGA
- a CDS encoding MlaE family ABC transporter permease: MDFETPPLLTIDAVKPSQDRSVPSGTAIRLGGQWTALSLALDQRRGGIAAKLRTMHDAAARADTLWDLSPIQRLDHVGAQALWQIWGRRLPPGISLTSTQREIFNRITLLEATREPAEPAAAIDPITRLGLAMFDFAGHLRDGITLLGGLVMDGGRLLRDPRRIPWREISANVYAAGAQALPITALVAFLIGIVLSYLSAQQLRLFGANAYIVNILGLSIIRELGPVLAAILVAGRSGSAITAQLGVMRVTEELDAMRVMGISHGLRLIFPRVIALGVAMPLLVMWTDAIALTGGMLAAQLVLNIDMSFFIRSLPNVVPVANLYIGLGKGVAFGMLIALVGCHFGLRIKPNSQSLGEGTTTSVVSSITVVILADAVFAIMFQRIGLS; this comes from the coding sequence TTGGATTTCGAGACGCCGCCGCTGCTCACTATCGATGCCGTAAAACCGAGCCAGGACCGGTCCGTGCCGTCAGGTACGGCGATTCGCCTAGGTGGCCAATGGACCGCGCTCTCGCTGGCGCTGGATCAACGGCGCGGCGGCATCGCAGCCAAGCTGCGCACGATGCACGACGCGGCGGCCCGGGCCGATACGCTGTGGGACCTGTCGCCAATCCAGAGGCTGGATCATGTCGGCGCACAGGCGCTGTGGCAGATTTGGGGACGGCGCTTGCCGCCCGGCATCAGCTTGACCAGTACGCAGCGCGAGATCTTCAACCGGATCACGCTGCTTGAGGCAACGCGGGAACCGGCCGAGCCGGCGGCGGCAATCGATCCGATCACACGGCTCGGGCTCGCTATGTTCGATTTTGCCGGGCACCTGCGCGACGGCATCACACTGCTCGGTGGCCTGGTGATGGATGGCGGCAGGCTGCTGCGTGACCCGCGCCGCATCCCGTGGCGCGAGATCTCCGCAAACGTCTACGCGGCCGGTGCGCAAGCACTGCCGATCACCGCGCTGGTTGCATTTCTGATCGGCATCGTACTGTCGTATTTGTCCGCACAGCAACTGAGGTTGTTCGGCGCGAACGCTTACATTGTCAACATCCTTGGGCTGTCGATTATTCGGGAGCTTGGCCCGGTGCTGGCGGCGATTCTCGTGGCCGGCCGCTCCGGCTCGGCGATCACCGCTCAGCTGGGCGTGATGCGCGTGACCGAGGAGTTGGACGCAATGCGCGTGATGGGGATCTCGCATGGGCTGCGGCTGATTTTTCCGCGGGTGATCGCGCTGGGTGTCGCGATGCCGTTGCTCGTGATGTGGACCGACGCGATCGCGCTGACCGGCGGGATGCTGGCCGCGCAACTGGTGCTCAATATCGACATGAGCTTCTTCATCCGTTCGTTGCCGAACGTGGTGCCGGTGGCGAATTTGTACATCGGCCTGGGCAAGGGCGTGGCGTTCGGCATGCTGATCGCGCTGGTCGGTTGCCACTTCGGCTTGCGCATCAAGCCCAATTCGCAAAGCCTGGGCGAGGGAACGACCACGTCGGTCGTGTCTTCGATCACGGTCGTGATCCTGGCCGACGCGGTGTTCGCAATCATGTTCCAACGGATCGGGTTGTCGTGA